A window from Hallerella porci encodes these proteins:
- a CDS encoding ATP-binding protein, protein MNAFEFDIHFLHGTLALLMCVVLTPMLLTTILSNSFAKQLQRNLVYLILLNIVWNLLAFIEQLPTIYISDEMRQTVYILGVICWIQYGYAIFCVISELAGKTIRPIWKKIKNFLFAWNLIGVVFCLVTGFQGYFYSGIVSKWYGYTAENSMLANVSIFLFLIIPVTLSAIIAYQAIQTNAARIYRSVFSIFVSSEIMGFTLDAILPAFGLYIYAESAAIFLFIITMTLFRANAAISQTEMDLPEILEQLVQQMNDGVVVLNSNEEIEFINDAAAKMFGIGRKAILKKSVAQILPELMPISEMQNIPIEIKSTGVSTSASVSSLYANNIFIGYRIDLADLSKSLKLRRQNSLLEKSFQDSLNSINTRYFKLQEHFRKQSQFLESLLNYLPLRLWSKESVGAYSQQNKKDVAVRGNKISQVENPPFTDLERQAMTASGKIIVHQEVTLDKTGKKHWEKQTFVPMYSENQQVSGVLGLIEDTTEFHALEEERNQLKENLRQASNFDAMSNVAGGLAHDFNNILSGIIGYRDLAESTLPQIPETVRVGKYLEKMKTSLTNATDLVKRTYDQLKAQVDGQEKSFTQFKVSVVFDEVRDTLAATLPQNIQIVKNANEDAIAYGSPTDFHRIMLNMGKNAILAMPNGGTLTYRSQKCELSEQIVTPYSTIPAGEYQFITVQDTGSGMTPDVVSHIFTPYFTTRAQGQGMGIGLSAAMQLIKRANAYLDLETIIGKGTTFKLYWPLNKNMENPTHG, encoded by the coding sequence TTGAACGCATTTGAATTTGACATTCATTTTTTGCACGGAACCCTTGCACTCTTGATGTGCGTCGTGCTCACGCCGATGCTTCTTACGACGATACTTTCAAATTCATTTGCGAAACAACTGCAGCGAAATCTTGTTTATCTCATTTTACTGAATATTGTTTGGAATCTTTTAGCGTTTATCGAACAACTGCCGACGATTTACATCAGCGATGAAATGCGCCAAACGGTTTACATTCTCGGCGTGATTTGTTGGATTCAATATGGTTACGCAATTTTTTGCGTCATCTCTGAACTCGCTGGAAAAACGATTCGCCCTATTTGGAAAAAAATCAAAAATTTTCTGTTTGCGTGGAATTTAATCGGCGTCGTTTTTTGCCTCGTCACCGGATTTCAAGGCTATTTCTATTCGGGAATTGTTTCGAAATGGTACGGCTACACCGCAGAAAATTCAATGCTAGCGAATGTATCCATTTTCCTCTTCTTAATTATCCCGGTCACACTCTCGGCGATTATCGCTTACCAAGCGATTCAAACCAATGCCGCGCGCATTTACCGTTCTGTTTTTTCCATTTTTGTTTCGTCCGAAATAATGGGCTTTACTTTGGACGCAATTCTTCCGGCGTTTGGACTTTACATTTACGCAGAAAGTGCCGCCATCTTTTTGTTCATTATCACCATGACACTATTCCGCGCCAACGCAGCGATTTCGCAAACCGAAATGGACTTGCCCGAAATTTTGGAACAGTTAGTGCAGCAGATGAACGATGGCGTAGTCGTTTTAAATTCGAACGAAGAAATCGAATTTATCAATGATGCCGCAGCAAAAATGTTCGGCATCGGACGCAAAGCGATTCTCAAAAAATCGGTCGCACAAATTCTTCCGGAACTCATGCCGATTTCAGAAATGCAAAATATTCCGATTGAAATTAAAAGCACTGGCGTTTCAACTTCGGCTTCGGTTTCTTCTCTTTACGCCAACAATATTTTCATCGGTTACCGCATCGATCTCGCGGATTTGAGCAAAAGTTTAAAACTGCGTCGGCAAAATTCTCTTCTCGAAAAAAGCTTCCAAGATAGCCTCAATTCCATCAACACACGTTACTTTAAATTGCAGGAACATTTCCGCAAACAAAGTCAATTCTTGGAATCGCTTTTGAATTATTTGCCGTTGCGTCTTTGGTCCAAAGAATCCGTCGGCGCGTATTCGCAGCAGAATAAAAAAGACGTCGCTGTCCGCGGCAATAAAATTAGCCAAGTGGAAAATCCGCCGTTTACCGATTTAGAGCGACAAGCGATGACCGCATCCGGAAAAATCATCGTTCACCAAGAAGTGACTTTGGACAAAACCGGAAAAAAACATTGGGAAAAGCAAACGTTCGTTCCGATGTATAGCGAAAATCAACAAGTGAGCGGCGTCCTCGGACTTATTGAAGATACAACGGAATTTCACGCCCTCGAAGAAGAACGCAATCAGCTCAAAGAAAATTTGCGGCAAGCTTCGAATTTTGATGCGATGAGTAACGTCGCCGGCGGTCTTGCGCACGACTTTAACAACATTCTTTCGGGTATTATCGGTTACCGCGACCTCGCCGAATCGACTCTTCCGCAAATTCCTGAAACCGTTCGCGTCGGCAAATATCTCGAAAAGATGAAGACGTCGTTAACGAATGCGACGGACTTGGTGAAGCGCACTTACGATCAATTAAAAGCGCAAGTCGATGGACAAGAAAAATCGTTTACGCAATTTAAAGTCAGCGTCGTCTTTGATGAAGTCCGCGATACTCTCGCCGCAACTCTTCCCCAAAATATTCAAATCGTCAAAAATGCAAATGAAGACGCTATCGCTTATGGATCCCCGACCGACTTCCATCGGATTATGCTCAATATGGGAAAGAATGCGATTTTAGCGATGCCGAATGGAGGCACTTTAACTTATCGCAGTCAGAAATGTGAACTTTCTGAGCAAATTGTAACGCCATATTCGACGATTCCAGCGGGCGAGTATCAATTTATCACCGTCCAAGATACCGGTTCTGGAATGACTCCCGATGTCGTTTCGCACATTTTTACACCGTATTTTACCACGCGGGCGCAAGGACAGGGAATGGGAATCGGACTTTCTGCGGCGATGCAACTCATAAAAAGGGCAAATGCTTACCTCGATTTGGAAACAATTATCGGAAAAGGAACTACATTTAAATTGTATTGGCCTTTGAACAAAAACATGGAGAATCCCACTCATGGCTAA
- a CDS encoding response regulator, producing MAKVLVIDDKEEIRSVLQDMLEMSGYEVDTAEDGKKAKDLYDKTEYDAVITDIIMPEQDGFEVILDFRNKNQLDRLIAISGGGRTSSEDYLNIATHFGVTSIFSKPPNYKDLLAKVDEIVASHAQG from the coding sequence ATGGCTAAAGTTCTTGTAATTGATGATAAAGAAGAAATTCGCTCGGTATTGCAGGATATGCTCGAAATGTCCGGCTACGAAGTTGATACCGCCGAAGACGGAAAAAAAGCGAAAGATCTCTACGACAAAACAGAGTATGACGCTGTCATTACCGACATCATTATGCCCGAACAAGATGGCTTCGAAGTCATCCTCGACTTCCGGAATAAGAATCAGTTGGATCGCTTAATCGCAATCAGCGGTGGCGGACGCACCTCTTCCGAAGATTATTTGAACATTGCAACGCATTTCGGCGTAACTTCGATTTTCTCGAAGCCGCCTAACTACAAAGACTTGCTCGCCAAAGTGGACGAAATCGTCGCTTCTCACGCACAAGGTTAA
- a CDS encoding glycoside hydrolase family 9 protein yields MRRLFLLLLSLVAVVFADDRIPNIDFTCDTCSRRYLDSLNVYDRPVIRVNQVGFRPADAHKYAFVAEPKATTFKVIDASSGNSVYEGSLKSVGTWTRPNMWVNGAFNSINSVYEFGDNDSTSAQTEKLYTADFSSLTAPGTYFVVVGADTSFNFIINEYLFNAVLETTLKFFGIQRCGKTNSQLHGACHVKDGAQLGHDLTGGWHDCGDHFKVSQTLGYAAMTLAIAYDVYSERAEDHFGASYADTVTTDGIPDILWEAKVGVDFIYKLYKASKEDGLIAKGDMYHSVGVGSEDHQFWDVPEHQDAQSTAKGGAPRPVAKGAGTNAAGMYAAAMAFFAVGWEMYQTDHYSDSLIAAAKDIYKNIIAKNNPDGKNTDELKGFYTGGGPLYDDAAAAALGLWYATKDSSYAFDLYKNPAINNNADNYKYNLPYFKGGYLGHTSGFYPGGWMTDYENVHAYVLFAFAKLILPTIAKAQSYGIAAEERDTLLTRLKATMLRLTDDGTQGDSIVSTNMYGNFKVVPPYNLVWTSSDWGFNRYNMGAANAVFMLYDMTGDEQYLNVALDNFYYNMGTNPWGISFIMGAGTRNENHPHNRASNPDGYNAGALPYEYRCPKGALMGGAAPTQTLKDDWLDYTATETCIDFSSQFIIPGLSLSKKVPEDVDGPKFSNIQGTAISETSAIISWTTDERAIVTVYYGLSPDAAKVDSVTAVAGVGGSVTIDGLTPGAKYYFYLVGHDVKKNYTTDDNHGQWYNWDQVAEAANLSGVTICQVTNNSAKIYWWTGDQALNGIVQYGKSATELSQMHTADSGKVVRFHEGYLTNLEPGTKYYFKVSSGKATSDSTYSFTTSAEATMVDFRVFVKPANKNSKCSDWKTCNTFFVIVTNNDSIPYSDVELRFYLKKNTSATGWGQLVKVSYDDMSSMSVSYGTAVSDAASGAYYLPVTLQGTIGVSSSFQFEMQLTGATYGDLEGSWSLRPHKEASDPERFEGIDLTKGPLYTGSESTFLETVDGKKEIAFTKNPYVTIYYHGSHIYGYAPDYDPASSDLTITRTLTLDFVTPFESPATSLEDTARVATYTGESTVSPSGFLDDFEGNGVSYFANTSYNHQFDDFVFSVEKNLAYGNNMIDWVTWHNHGANAKGSYDCACKVVRSNVEWDSIVTPLEKRFLMFNVDTAKAYIGKRTQVTVTLYDSTGAEITDDDITLALSIENGSAFFYTSPTANIGTTTITLVKGKATFYVSSDTPMETILYASSMTSSSKYNYTSAKAVLLIEELPPWPIISSAKMFDSDCDNIPDQLQMILTSPYQENQKFESVAFEYLGDTIRVTQATITDSLMTVSFTPKNSAVYTNPEGVIILSSNIAGKIEASQDVYTDAISPTVLSLSVLERLKDASDDKVYIQFSEPISAPGTAWPLALFDASGNAVSTVPSVTNSRIYNEELNVWEFTISFDAGGNSIVTEGMKGQLLSNAAITDKAGNGVSQICAAPILPFTLKVLPIPLKYASISDADGDGLAEHVIANFAYEVDEKHAPDSISVVFGTVVPETLWTKNFTWTSDRTEANLQLSSPFKLGNTSGNYSGISSKGGDLIGAGLLMQHKGSGANYEKDSTLAEDLTGPVIVAGTIKDAGNFASLKVEASEPLTIGDSTLTLVQRERSGPINVPAYRWTLAQSSFTMLYEKEAETAVQEGDRIRFAPLDASLFLDNSGNKPSSENPWATVAGSGNPTITFDVHPHSPISEISPTADEICSEENADFRLVVLNQENRKWEIFEKGQLVSSADTNGYIFDGMLYDVEMGIPRGTSIGSDPAWASILLDIDIPFYTNLGAFVNRYEDDFVLTPKYLSTDNKVIMRVQWLSRCTRGIVSTDGRALGTGAYIAKIDIDAKFIPNENLEKEVQARFSSKDSYTKTQTFGIRRVK; encoded by the coding sequence ATGCGCCGTTTATTTTTATTGTTGTTGAGCCTCGTTGCGGTTGTTTTTGCCGATGACCGCATTCCGAATATCGACTTTACTTGCGACACTTGCAGCCGCCGCTATTTGGATAGCTTAAATGTTTACGATCGGCCGGTGATTCGGGTGAATCAAGTCGGCTTCCGTCCTGCGGATGCGCATAAGTATGCATTTGTCGCGGAACCGAAAGCGACGACATTTAAAGTCATCGATGCGTCGAGTGGAAATTCGGTTTACGAAGGCTCTCTCAAATCCGTGGGCACTTGGACGCGCCCGAATATGTGGGTGAACGGAGCGTTTAATTCCATCAATTCGGTCTATGAATTTGGCGATAACGATTCCACGTCTGCGCAGACCGAAAAACTTTACACCGCAGATTTTTCAAGTTTAACGGCTCCGGGCACTTACTTCGTCGTCGTCGGAGCGGATACTTCTTTCAATTTTATCATCAACGAGTATTTGTTTAATGCGGTCTTAGAAACGACTCTCAAATTTTTTGGCATTCAACGCTGCGGTAAAACAAATTCGCAATTACACGGTGCGTGCCACGTCAAAGATGGCGCTCAACTCGGACATGATTTGACGGGCGGTTGGCACGATTGCGGCGACCATTTTAAAGTGAGCCAAACTCTCGGCTATGCAGCGATGACTCTTGCTATCGCTTACGATGTTTACTCGGAACGTGCCGAAGATCATTTTGGCGCATCTTATGCGGACACGGTAACGACGGACGGCATTCCCGATATTCTTTGGGAAGCAAAAGTCGGCGTCGATTTTATCTATAAACTTTACAAAGCGTCGAAAGAAGATGGTTTAATTGCCAAAGGCGATATGTATCATTCGGTAGGCGTCGGTTCCGAAGATCACCAGTTCTGGGATGTGCCGGAACATCAAGATGCGCAAAGTACTGCGAAGGGCGGCGCTCCGCGCCCTGTGGCGAAAGGAGCTGGAACCAATGCGGCGGGCATGTATGCAGCGGCGATGGCATTTTTTGCAGTCGGCTGGGAAATGTATCAGACCGATCATTATTCGGATTCGTTAATCGCAGCGGCAAAAGATATTTACAAGAATATCATCGCGAAAAATAATCCCGATGGAAAAAATACCGATGAATTAAAAGGATTTTACACAGGAGGAGGCCCGCTTTACGACGATGCTGCCGCAGCAGCGCTCGGACTTTGGTATGCGACGAAAGATTCGTCTTATGCATTTGACTTGTACAAAAATCCTGCGATTAACAATAACGCCGACAATTACAAGTATAATTTGCCGTATTTTAAAGGCGGTTATTTGGGACATACGAGCGGATTTTATCCGGGCGGTTGGATGACCGACTACGAAAACGTCCACGCTTACGTTCTCTTCGCCTTTGCAAAACTCATTCTCCCGACGATAGCCAAAGCCCAAAGTTACGGCATCGCGGCTGAGGAACGCGATACTCTTCTCACCCGATTGAAAGCGACGATGCTTCGGTTAACCGATGACGGCACGCAGGGAGATTCCATCGTCAGCACAAATATGTATGGAAATTTCAAAGTCGTTCCGCCGTATAATCTCGTGTGGACGTCGAGCGATTGGGGATTTAACCGTTACAATATGGGCGCTGCGAATGCGGTCTTTATGCTTTACGATATGACGGGCGACGAACAATATTTAAATGTCGCATTGGACAATTTCTATTACAATATGGGCACAAATCCGTGGGGCATTTCGTTCATCATGGGAGCGGGAACGCGTAACGAAAATCATCCGCACAATCGCGCATCCAATCCCGATGGCTATAATGCGGGCGCTTTACCGTATGAATATCGTTGCCCGAAAGGCGCTCTGATGGGCGGCGCTGCGCCGACGCAAACTTTGAAAGATGACTGGCTCGATTATACGGCAACGGAAACGTGCATCGACTTTTCTTCGCAATTTATCATTCCGGGGTTAAGCCTTTCGAAAAAAGTCCCCGAAGATGTGGATGGTCCGAAATTTTCAAATATTCAAGGAACTGCGATTTCGGAAACTTCGGCGATTATCAGCTGGACAACGGATGAACGTGCAATCGTTACCGTTTACTACGGGCTTTCTCCCGATGCGGCAAAAGTGGACTCGGTAACGGCAGTTGCAGGCGTTGGCGGAAGCGTGACCATCGACGGTTTAACACCGGGCGCAAAATATTATTTCTATTTGGTCGGTCACGATGTAAAAAAGAATTATACGACGGATGATAATCACGGGCAATGGTATAATTGGGATCAAGTCGCAGAGGCTGCGAATCTTTCGGGTGTAACGATTTGCCAAGTGACGAATAACAGCGCAAAAATTTATTGGTGGACGGGAGATCAAGCGCTGAACGGCATCGTGCAATACGGAAAAAGCGCTACGGAACTTTCGCAAATGCATACCGCGGACTCGGGAAAAGTCGTGCGTTTCCACGAAGGTTATTTGACAAATCTCGAACCGGGAACGAAGTATTATTTCAAAGTTTCTTCGGGAAAAGCGACGAGCGATTCGACTTATAGCTTTACGACTTCGGCAGAAGCGACGATGGTCGATTTCCGAGTCTTCGTGAAGCCGGCGAACAAAAACAGCAAATGTTCGGATTGGAAAACTTGCAATACATTCTTCGTCATCGTCACGAATAACGATTCCATTCCGTATTCGGATGTGGAACTGCGATTCTATTTGAAGAAGAATACATCGGCAACGGGCTGGGGACAACTCGTCAAAGTTTCGTATGACGATATGTCTTCGATGAGCGTGAGCTATGGCACTGCGGTTTCGGATGCGGCAAGTGGCGCTTATTATTTGCCGGTGACTCTTCAAGGAACGATTGGCGTTTCGAGCAGTTTCCAATTTGAAATGCAGTTAACGGGAGCGACTTACGGCGACCTTGAAGGCTCTTGGTCTTTGCGCCCGCACAAAGAGGCTTCGGATCCCGAACGCTTCGAAGGAATTGATCTCACCAAAGGTCCGCTTTATACCGGTTCCGAATCGACATTCCTCGAAACGGTTGACGGCAAAAAAGAAATTGCATTTACCAAAAATCCTTATGTCACCATTTACTATCACGGTTCGCACATTTACGGCTACGCGCCCGATTACGATCCTGCTTCCTCCGATTTGACGATTACGCGGACTCTCACTCTCGACTTTGTGACTCCGTTTGAATCGCCTGCGACATCGCTAGAAGATACCGCTCGCGTGGCGACTTATACCGGTGAAAGTACGGTTTCGCCATCGGGATTCCTCGACGACTTCGAAGGCAACGGCGTCTCGTATTTTGCGAATACGAGTTACAATCATCAATTTGACGATTTCGTTTTCTCGGTTGAAAAAAATCTCGCTTACGGCAACAATATGATCGATTGGGTGACGTGGCATAATCACGGCGCCAATGCGAAAGGCAGTTATGATTGCGCTTGCAAAGTGGTGCGTTCGAATGTCGAATGGGATTCGATTGTGACGCCGCTCGAAAAGCGATTCTTAATGTTCAATGTTGATACGGCAAAGGCTTACATCGGAAAGCGCACACAAGTCACGGTGACTTTATACGATTCCACCGGAGCAGAAATTACCGACGACGATATTACTCTCGCCCTTTCAATTGAAAACGGTTCAGCATTCTTCTACACAAGTCCGACGGCAAATATCGGCACAACGACGATTACACTTGTCAAAGGAAAAGCGACTTTCTACGTTTCGAGCGACACGCCGATGGAAACAATTCTTTACGCATCTTCGATGACGTCGAGCTCAAAGTATAATTACACATCGGCAAAAGCGGTTCTCTTAATCGAAGAACTTCCGCCGTGGCCGATTATTAGTTCGGCAAAAATGTTCGATTCCGATTGCGATAATATTCCGGATCAACTGCAAATGATTCTCACTTCGCCGTATCAAGAAAATCAAAAATTTGAATCTGTCGCCTTTGAATATTTAGGCGATACAATTCGGGTAACGCAAGCGACGATTACGGATTCGTTGATGACGGTTTCGTTTACGCCGAAAAATTCTGCGGTTTACACAAATCCCGAAGGCGTAATTATTCTTTCGAGCAACATCGCTGGAAAAATTGAAGCCAGCCAAGATGTTTATACCGATGCGATTTCGCCGACAGTGCTTTCTCTCTCGGTTTTGGAACGCTTAAAAGATGCGTCCGACGATAAAGTTTACATTCAATTCTCCGAACCGATTTCGGCGCCGGGAACTGCGTGGCCGTTAGCGCTTTTTGATGCGAGCGGAAATGCGGTGAGCACGGTTCCTAGCGTTACCAATTCCAGAATTTACAACGAAGAATTGAATGTTTGGGAATTCACAATTTCTTTTGATGCGGGTGGAAATTCTATTGTCACCGAAGGCATGAAAGGACAACTGCTTTCGAACGCAGCGATTACCGATAAAGCGGGAAATGGCGTTTCACAAATTTGCGCCGCACCCATTCTTCCGTTTACATTGAAAGTGCTCCCGATTCCGCTCAAGTACGCGAGTATTTCGGACGCAGATGGCGATGGTCTCGCAGAACATGTCATCGCAAATTTTGCTTATGAAGTCGATGAAAAACATGCGCCCGATAGCATTTCAGTTGTCTTCGGAACAGTTGTCCCCGAAACATTGTGGACGAAAAATTTCACTTGGACGAGCGACCGCACCGAAGCGAATTTGCAATTATCGTCACCGTTTAAACTCGGCAATACGAGCGGCAATTACTCGGGCATTTCATCGAAGGGCGGCGACCTCATCGGCGCAGGTCTTTTGATGCAGCACAAAGGCAGCGGAGCAAATTATGAAAAAGATTCGACTCTCGCCGAAGATTTAACGGGTCCAGTCATCGTCGCGGGAACGATTAAAGATGCGGGCAATTTTGCATCGCTTAAAGTCGAAGCGAGCGAACCGCTTACTATTGGAGATTCCACTCTAACCCTTGTGCAACGCGAACGTTCGGGACCGATTAATGTACCGGCTTATCGCTGGACATTGGCGCAGTCAAGCTTCACGATGCTTTACGAAAAAGAAGCAGAAACCGCAGTGCAAGAAGGCGACCGCATTCGCTTTGCGCCGTTAGATGCGAGCCTTTTCCTCGACAACAGCGGCAACAAACCGTCATCCGAAAATCCGTGGGCAACCGTTGCGGGTTCTGGGAATCCGACGATTACATTTGATGTGCATCCGCATTCTCCGATTTCCGAAATTTCGCCGACGGCTGACGAAATTTGCAGCGAAGAAAACGCAGACTTCCGCTTGGTCGTTCTCAACCAAGAAAATCGCAAGTGGGAAATTTTCGAAAAAGGTCAACTCGTTTCGAGTGCCGATACAAACGGTTACATTTTTGATGGGATGCTTTACGATGTCGAGATGGGAATTCCGCGCGGCACTTCGATTGGAAGCGATCCCGCCTGGGCGTCCATTCTTCTCGATATCGATATTCCGTTCTACACAAATCTCGGCGCATTCGTGAACCGTTACGAAGACGATTTTGTGTTAACACCGAAGTATCTTTCGACGGATAACAAAGTCATCATGCGTGTGCAGTGGCTTTCTCGTTGCACCCGAGGAATTGTTTCGACAGATGGACGTGCGCTCGGCACGGGCGCTTACATCGCCAAAATTGACATCGATGCGAAATTTATTCCGAACGAAAATTTGGAAAAAGAAGTGCAAGCGCGATTCTCTTCCAAAGACAGTTACACAAAAACGCAAACATTCGGCATTCGTCGGGTGAAATAA